In one window of Armatimonadota bacterium DNA:
- the amrB gene encoding AmmeMemoRadiSam system protein B produces MRRPAVAGTFYHGDARALRAQIEDCFTHELGPGTMPEVDPDGPGRIRGLVCPHAGFQYSGPATAWSWSELARDGTPDVIVMIGPNHTGMGEAIAIPTAAAWSTPLGDVRVDDDLRERLLAGFLGAHLDDSAHRFEHSLEVQLPFIQYLFGTDVGVLPIALRSVSAAAVQSAEALRLDNLAQALVEATQDRRAVIVASTDMTHFESHDTASEKDRAVLDKALALDTTGMLSAVDARRVSMCGVLAVATMMEAATAADARDARLLAYYTSGDITGDKGEVVGYAAARFAVGA; encoded by the coding sequence ATCCGACGTCCCGCAGTGGCGGGCACTTTCTACCACGGCGACGCGCGCGCGCTGCGCGCGCAGATCGAGGACTGCTTCACCCACGAACTCGGCCCGGGCACGATGCCCGAAGTGGACCCCGACGGCCCCGGGCGCATCCGCGGGTTGGTGTGCCCCCATGCCGGCTTTCAGTACTCAGGCCCGGCGACCGCGTGGAGCTGGTCCGAACTCGCTCGCGACGGGACGCCCGACGTCATCGTCATGATCGGCCCGAACCACACGGGGATGGGCGAGGCGATCGCGATTCCAACCGCCGCAGCGTGGAGCACGCCGCTGGGCGATGTGCGGGTCGACGACGATCTGCGCGAGCGCTTACTCGCAGGCTTTCTCGGCGCGCACCTCGACGACTCCGCGCACCGCTTCGAGCACTCCCTCGAAGTGCAATTGCCCTTCATCCAGTATCTGTTCGGGACCGATGTGGGCGTTCTTCCCATCGCGCTGCGCTCGGTGAGCGCGGCGGCCGTGCAGTCGGCGGAGGCGCTGCGCTTGGACAATCTGGCGCAGGCGCTCGTCGAGGCGACGCAGGATCGCCGCGCGGTAATTGTCGCCAGCACCGACATGACGCACTTCGAGTCGCACGACACCGCGAGCGAGAAGGACCGCGCGGTGCTCGACAAGGCGCTCGCGTTGGATACGACAGGGATGCTGAGCGCGGTGGATGCGCGCCGTGTGTCGATGTGCGGCGTGCTCGCGGTGGCGACGATGATGGAAGCCGCAACCGCCGCGGACGCGCGGGACGCGCGACTCCTGGCGTACTACACATCGGGCGACATCACGGGCGACAAGGGCGAGGTCGTCGGCTATGCCGCCGCGCGCTTCGCGGTCGGCGCCTGA
- a CDS encoding HD domain-containing protein, whose protein sequence is MSGKKTTVGGDPVFDMTITDADDTTTAPVELSAQVEEALTSVATAMRNATFYGLQHSVAEACLQEATDRLNSVLADRAELQINVQTDQFLFDDLPLPDYVGTLVPLAEELTAREVGRITFLPGVERREIAVLAEVLITDPRALDLQGGAKGALDAHEVAHIALEPRRSDQLEDKQEREALAIYQDAVDTVRRAMNAVERGQAVDAPAVRAVVDEMLASLLYDSSGLVSLAAIKSYDEYLYEHSVNVCIVSMVFGCTLGLNEKQMIELGMAGILHDIGKVFVPLEVVRKPGPLTEEEWMVMHTHPLVGAKVLATTPGVPDLASVVAFEHHVKHDRSGYPKVARPKSLNFYSHIVTIVDCYDSLTTVRPYRAAVRPEQAVGWMLYSGYSQFEPRLLRRFASMLRLYPVGAVVKLDTGEWAVVAGGSERDPARPVVRLLVDASSTLVRGFKRADLSERDTHGGYCRSIADCLQPVGRISEMAAVLLK, encoded by the coding sequence ATGAGCGGAAAGAAGACCACTGTCGGCGGGGACCCGGTATTCGACATGACCATCACCGATGCAGATGACACGACCACGGCGCCGGTGGAACTGTCGGCGCAAGTCGAAGAGGCGCTGACGTCGGTCGCCACGGCGATGCGCAACGCCACTTTCTACGGGCTTCAGCACTCGGTCGCCGAGGCGTGCCTCCAAGAGGCGACGGATCGCCTCAACTCCGTGCTGGCTGACCGCGCGGAGCTTCAGATCAACGTCCAGACCGACCAGTTCCTGTTCGACGACTTGCCTCTGCCCGATTACGTGGGGACGCTCGTGCCGCTTGCGGAGGAGCTGACTGCGCGCGAAGTTGGGCGCATCACGTTCCTGCCCGGAGTCGAGCGGCGTGAGATAGCGGTGCTGGCGGAGGTGCTGATTACGGATCCGCGGGCGCTCGACCTCCAGGGCGGCGCCAAGGGCGCGCTGGATGCTCACGAGGTCGCGCACATCGCGCTCGAACCGCGGCGCTCCGATCAGCTCGAGGACAAGCAAGAGCGCGAGGCGCTGGCGATCTATCAGGACGCGGTCGACACCGTTCGCCGCGCGATGAACGCGGTTGAGCGCGGACAGGCAGTTGACGCGCCGGCGGTGCGGGCCGTGGTGGATGAGATGCTGGCGTCGCTGCTTTACGACTCCTCGGGGCTGGTGAGCCTGGCGGCGATCAAGAGCTACGACGAGTACCTCTACGAGCACTCGGTTAATGTGTGCATCGTGTCCATGGTCTTCGGTTGCACCTTGGGGCTCAACGAGAAGCAGATGATCGAGTTGGGCATGGCGGGCATCCTGCACGACATCGGCAAAGTGTTCGTGCCGCTGGAGGTGGTGCGCAAGCCGGGGCCGCTCACCGAAGAGGAGTGGATGGTGATGCACACCCACCCGCTGGTCGGCGCCAAAGTGCTGGCGACGACCCCGGGCGTGCCCGACCTCGCCTCCGTCGTCGCGTTCGAGCATCACGTCAAGCACGATCGCAGCGGCTACCCCAAAGTCGCGCGCCCGAAGTCGCTCAACTTCTATAGCCACATCGTCACCATCGTGGACTGCTACGATTCACTGACCACCGTGCGGCCGTACCGGGCGGCAGTGCGCCCGGAGCAAGCCGTGGGTTGGATGCTCTACTCCGGCTACAGCCAATTCGAGCCGCGCCTGCTGCGGCGCTTCGCCTCAATGCTGCGCCTTTATCCCGTCGGCGCCGTCGTCAAGCTCGACACCGGCGAGTGGGCAGTCGTCGCCGGCGGCAGCGAGCGCGATCCGGCGCGGCCCGTGGTGCGCCTGCTGGTGGACGCCAGCAGCACCCTGGTGCGCGGGTTCAAGCGCGCCGATCTCAGTGAGCGCGATACGCACGGCGGCTATTGCCGCTCTATCGCGGATTGCCTCCAGCCCGTCGGCCGCATCTCCGAGATGGCCGCCGTGCTGTTGAAGTAG
- a CDS encoding macro domain-containing protein — MGEIKVIEADITTLAVDAIVNAANNHFWLGGGVAGAIKRQGGKEIEAEAVRKGPVPVGESVVTRAGSLPARHVIHAAVMGQDLQTDGDKIRAAMRSALQRAKELGIGSIAFPALGTGVGGFPMDEAARIMISEARAHLDGDTSVREITFALFGREACETFRTELDAQK, encoded by the coding sequence ATGGGCGAGATCAAAGTCATCGAAGCCGATATCACGACGCTTGCCGTTGACGCGATAGTCAACGCCGCCAATAACCACTTCTGGCTGGGCGGCGGCGTGGCGGGGGCGATCAAGCGCCAAGGGGGCAAGGAGATCGAGGCCGAGGCCGTGCGCAAGGGGCCGGTGCCGGTGGGCGAATCGGTCGTCACCCGCGCTGGATCGCTGCCGGCGCGTCACGTGATTCACGCCGCAGTCATGGGCCAGGATCTCCAGACCGACGGGGATAAGATCCGCGCCGCTATGCGCAGCGCGCTGCAGCGCGCCAAGGAATTGGGGATCGGAAGCATAGCCTTTCCCGCGCTGGGGACCGGCGTGGGCGGGTTCCCGATGGACGAGGCCGCGCGGATCATGATCAGCGAAGCCCGCGCCCATCTCGACGGCGACACCTCAGTGCGCGAGATCACCTTCGCGCTGTTCGGCCGGGAGGCGTGCGAGACGTTTAGGACGGAACTGGATGCGCAGAAGTAG